From the genome of Chanos chanos chromosome 5, fChaCha1.1, whole genome shotgun sequence, one region includes:
- the LOC115811324 gene encoding G-protein coupled receptor 55, which produces MSDNCSFEEVDKLMRSLELVIYVPTFVFGMVLNTMALVVFCILLRKWTESTIYMTNLALMDLLLLMLLPFKMHATNTCWSPGMKPFCSFLENMYFVGMYGSIYTIVCIAIDRYIAIRHPFRARELRSKKISLCVCLAIWGIVLLATSPTYTFGEKRLKEFHCFHEFSKKGWHPALIVSVELCGFLLPATVLVVCSCLSIHGLRESESGSRDTQAGVRIIFSSLCAFLVPFTPCHVGIFLQFLVRNEVITDCEHKKKISLFVQLAMCLANITCCLDALCYYFIAKEVRSTKPQRLSISVRKNTSTSET; this is translated from the coding sequence ATGAGTGACAACTGTTCCTTTGAGGAAGTGGATAAGCTGATGCGTTCACTGGAGTTGGTAATATATGTGCCTACCTTTGTTTTTGGGATGGTGCTGAACACCATGGCTCTGGTGGTCTTTTGCATCCTGTTACGAAAGTGGACAGAGTCAACCATCTACATGACGAACTTGGCTTTGATGGATCTTCTCCTTCTCATGCTGTTGCCCTTTAAGATGCACGCCACAAACACCTGCTGGTCTCCCGGCATGAAGCCCTTCTGCTCCTTTTTGGAGAACATGTATTTCGTCGGCATGTACGGAAGCATCTACACCATTGTCTGCATAGCTATAGATCGTTACATAGCCATCCGACATCCGTTTCGCGCCCGGGAGCTGCGATCCAAAAAGATCTCCCTATGCGTGTGTTTGGCCATATGGGGAATCGTCCTCTTGGCAACCTCACCTACTTACACGTTTGGAGAAAAGAGACTCAAAGAGTTTCACTGTTTCCATGAGTTTTCCAAGAAGGGCTGGCACCCAGCTCTTATCGTGTCCGTGGAGCTGTGTGGATTCCTCCTTCCAGCCACTGTGCTGGTGGTCTGTTCTTGTCTGAGCATACATGGTCTTCGGGAATCTGAGAGTGGCAGTCGAGACACCCAGGCCGGCGTGAGGATCATATTCAGCAGCCTGTGTGCCTTTCTGGTGCCTTTTACGCCATGCCACGTGGGCATCTTCCTGCAGTTTCTTGTCCGTAATGAGGTCATCACCGACTgcgaacacaaaaaaaaaatttctttatTCGTACAGCTTGCAATGTGTCTGGCTAACATCACCTGCTGCCTTGACGCTCTCTGTTACTATTTCATTGCCAAAGAGGTTCGGTCCACCAAACCTCAAAGACTGTCTATCAGCGTGAGAAAAAACACCAGCACTTCCGAGACATAA
- the lpar5a gene encoding lysophosphatidic acid receptor 5a: protein MSCNNATVLNRSCDTSHFRYPLFAGTYSVVLALGLPLNTVALWTFVCRLGLTRSVPVIYMANLAMSDLLFILSLPLRIFYFSTGRWPLGNLACMIPGTLFSVNLYSSSLFITFISVDRLLAVVYPLRSRPLRTVPIAWTICTVVWLAIIALAVPIANNHPANWDKHCEVWRCFENYTEAEWHFGFYILCLVTFLGILVPFVIIVGCTVAVVKELRSQNASSSSSSTAETLLKRYKMVKLFVFNLLIYAVCFIPFHVAFILYGLHKLCFLKYNFFDFQTITLCMASSNSCLDPLIYYFSAMSVQRQNYKVAQSSC, encoded by the coding sequence ATGTCTTGCAACAACGCCACTGTTCTTAACAGAAGCTGTGACACGTCTCATTTCAGATACCCGCTGTTCGCAGGAACATACAGTGTTGTGCTGGCGCTTGGTCTACCGCTCAATACCGTGGCTCTGTGGACGTTTGTTTGCCGCCTGGGTTTGACAAGATCTGTGCCAGTCATCTACATGGCCAATCTGGCCATGTCTGACCTGCTGTTCATTCTCTCCTTGCCTCTGAGAATTTTCTACTTTTCCACGGGACGCTGGCCCCTTGGAAACTTGGCCTGCATGATTCCGGGGACCCTGTTCTCAGTTAATCTCTACTCCAGCTCCCTCTTCATCACCTTCATCAGTGTGGACCGGCTGCTGGCCGTGGTGTACCCGTTACGTTCGCGCCCGCTGAGGACGGTGCCCATCGCCTGGACGATCTGCACCGTCGTGTGGCTGGCGATAATCGCACTGGCCGTTCCCATCGCCAACAACCACCCTGCCAACTGGGACAAACACTGCGAAGTGTGGCGCTGCTTTGAGAACTACACGGAAGCTGAGTGGCACTTTGGCTTCTACATCCTCTGTCTGGTCACGTTTCTTGGCATTCTGGTGCCGTTTGTTATCATTGTGGGCTGCACTGTGGCGGTGGTCAAGGAGCTCAGGAGCCAGAATGCATCTTCGTCCTCTTCATCCACAGCCGAGACACTGTTGAAAAGGTACAAGATGGTGAAGCTGTTTGTGTTCAACCTGTTGatatatgctgtgtgttttatccCATTTCATGTGGCGTTCATCTTGTACGGTCTACACAAACTTTGTTTCCTCAAATATAACTTCTTTGACTTTCAAACCATCACTCTTTGCATGGCCAGTTCCAACAGCTGCCTGGATCCACTGATCTACTATTTCAGTGCCATGTCAGTTCAGAGGCAAAACTATAAGGTGGCCCAGAGCTCATGCTGA
- the itm2cb gene encoding integral membrane protein 2Cb isoform X1: MVKITFQPVSAQKPEKENDGDKEDILMSYPHEELVLPLRSKKSPLNGLCCLTFGLVIFMSGLVLASIYVYRYYFTAQIPEDSLFHCHVMYEDSVYAPLLGHQELEENVGIYLKDNYEQISVPVPDFGSSDPADIIHDFHRGLTAYHDIALGKCYVIELNTTMVMPPRNLWELLVNVKRGTYLPQTYMVQEEMVVTGRVRNLRLLGPFIHRLCYGKETFRLRRRSQRRRIDKRSTRNCHSIRHFENKFVVETVICD; the protein is encoded by the exons ATGGTGAAGATAACTTTTCAACCGGTTTCAGCACAGAAACCCGAGAAGGAGAACGATGGAGACAAAGAGGATATTCTCATGTCTTATCCTCAC GAGGAACTGGTTCTTCCCCTCAGGTCAAAGAAGTCCCCTCTGAATGGACTATGCTGCCTCACATTTGGCCTGGTCATCTTCATGTCTGGCCTGGTCCTAGCATCCATATATGTCTATCGCTACTACTTCACAGCCCAG ATTCCCGAAGACAGTCTTTTCCACTGTCACGTGATGTACGAGGATTCGGTGTATGCTCCCCTGCTGGGCCAtcaggagctggaggagaacGTTGGCATCTACCTCAAAGATAACTACGAGCAGATCAGCGTTCCCGTTCCAGATTTCGGAAGCTCCGATCCTGCTGACATCATCCACGACTTCCACAGG GGTCTCACCGCCTATCATGACATTGCGCTGGGCAAGTGCTACGTGATCGAACTTAATACAACCATGGTCATGCCGCCCAGGAATCTGTGGGAGCTCCTGGTTAACGTCAAG AGGGGAACATACTTGCCACAGACATACATGGTTCAGGAGGAGATGGTGGTGACCGGACGCGTTCGAAACCTGCGTCTCCTCGGCCCGTTCATTCACAGGCTCTGTTACGGCAAGGAGACGTTCAGACTGAGGCGCCGGAGCCAGCGCAGAC GCATTGACAAGCGATCGACGCGGAACTGCCACAGCATCCGTCATTTCGAGAACAAGTTTGTAGTGGAGACAGTTATCTGTGATTAA
- the hes6 gene encoding transcription cofactor HES-6 gives MAPASRYGRDGLDRREDELHGIRGDRKTRKPLVEKKRRARINESLQELRLLLADTDAQTKMENAEVLEMTVKRVESILQNKAKEADNFSREANERFAAGYIQCMHEVHTFVSSCPGIDSTIAADLLNHLLECMPLNDEDRFQDILSDLMTESHTNCSTWSNEGMYAMLSPGGRSVASGSSSALSPTPSTTSSDDICSDLDDTDSEQNHIADATENQHVPNMPTMFYSKSMWRPW, from the exons ATGGCCCCTGCTTCTCGCTATGGGAGGGACGGactggacaggagagaggatgaATTACACGGTATTAGAGGAGACAGAAAG ACGAGAAAACCTCTTGTGGAGAAGAAGAGACGCGCCCGAATTAATGAAAGTTTACAGGAGCTGAGGCTACTTCTAGCCGATACAGAT GCTCAAACGAAGATGGAAAACGCCGAAGTTTTGGAAATGACGGTGAAACGAGTTGAAAGTATTCTGCAAAACAAGGCAAAAG aggCGGACAATTTTAGCCGTGAGGCGAATGAAAGGTTTGCCGCTGGCTACATCCAGTGCATGCATGAAGTGCACACATTTGTGTCCAGCTGTCCGGGAATTGACTCAACGATAGCGGCGGATCTCCTAAATCATTTACTGGAATGTATGCCTTTGAACGACGAGGATCGCTTCCAAGACATCCTCTCGGATTTGATGACAGAGTCTCACACGAACTGTAGCACTTGGTCGAACGAGGGAATGTATGCTATGCTGTCCCCCGGTGGGAGGAGTGTGGCTAGCGGTAGTTCTTCTGCCCTCTCCCCGACTCCCTCCACTACCTCGAGCGACGACATCTGCTCTGACCTCGACGACACGGACAGCGAGCAAAACCACATTGCTGATGCCACGGAGAACCAGCATGTCCCAAACATGCCAACCATGTTCTATTCCAAATCCATGTGGAGGCCCTGGTAG
- the itm2cb gene encoding integral membrane protein 2Cb isoform X2: protein MVKITFQPVSAQKPEKENDGDKEDILMSYPHELVLPLRSKKSPLNGLCCLTFGLVIFMSGLVLASIYVYRYYFTAQIPEDSLFHCHVMYEDSVYAPLLGHQELEENVGIYLKDNYEQISVPVPDFGSSDPADIIHDFHRGLTAYHDIALGKCYVIELNTTMVMPPRNLWELLVNVKRGTYLPQTYMVQEEMVVTGRVRNLRLLGPFIHRLCYGKETFRLRRRSQRRRIDKRSTRNCHSIRHFENKFVVETVICD from the exons ATGGTGAAGATAACTTTTCAACCGGTTTCAGCACAGAAACCCGAGAAGGAGAACGATGGAGACAAAGAGGATATTCTCATGTCTTATCCTCAC GAACTGGTTCTTCCCCTCAGGTCAAAGAAGTCCCCTCTGAATGGACTATGCTGCCTCACATTTGGCCTGGTCATCTTCATGTCTGGCCTGGTCCTAGCATCCATATATGTCTATCGCTACTACTTCACAGCCCAG ATTCCCGAAGACAGTCTTTTCCACTGTCACGTGATGTACGAGGATTCGGTGTATGCTCCCCTGCTGGGCCAtcaggagctggaggagaacGTTGGCATCTACCTCAAAGATAACTACGAGCAGATCAGCGTTCCCGTTCCAGATTTCGGAAGCTCCGATCCTGCTGACATCATCCACGACTTCCACAGG GGTCTCACCGCCTATCATGACATTGCGCTGGGCAAGTGCTACGTGATCGAACTTAATACAACCATGGTCATGCCGCCCAGGAATCTGTGGGAGCTCCTGGTTAACGTCAAG AGGGGAACATACTTGCCACAGACATACATGGTTCAGGAGGAGATGGTGGTGACCGGACGCGTTCGAAACCTGCGTCTCCTCGGCCCGTTCATTCACAGGCTCTGTTACGGCAAGGAGACGTTCAGACTGAGGCGCCGGAGCCAGCGCAGAC GCATTGACAAGCGATCGACGCGGAACTGCCACAGCATCCGTCATTTCGAGAACAAGTTTGTAGTGGAGACAGTTATCTGTGATTAA